A single region of the Nocardioides sp. W7 genome encodes:
- a CDS encoding SWIM zinc finger family protein — translation MTRHLHPRIAPRRSTARATTWWGKAWVRAVEESAFAHEDLAGARKLARSGRVGQIAVEEGGYYAAVEDEGGMVTVAGVLPVLDADGRATLVEVVAAEAGRIAALMSGELPHLLVEHADEAGVELLPYGGELGSACTCDAWADPCRHALAVLYQLAWLVEVDPFVLLHLRGLAREELLARLHEREQVPPEHADGDLESALDAALRAARLLELLDDPDSRVDHLL, via the coding sequence ATGACCCGCCACCTGCACCCGCGCATCGCGCCCCGGCGCTCCACGGCCCGGGCGACGACCTGGTGGGGCAAGGCTTGGGTGCGCGCGGTCGAGGAGTCGGCGTTCGCGCACGAGGACCTGGCCGGCGCGCGAAAGCTGGCCCGCAGCGGCCGGGTCGGCCAGATCGCCGTCGAGGAGGGCGGCTACTACGCGGCCGTGGAGGACGAGGGCGGGATGGTCACGGTCGCCGGGGTGCTGCCGGTGCTCGACGCCGACGGCCGGGCCACGCTGGTCGAGGTGGTCGCGGCCGAGGCCGGCCGGATCGCCGCGCTGATGTCCGGCGAGCTGCCGCACCTGCTCGTCGAGCACGCCGACGAGGCCGGCGTCGAGCTGCTGCCGTACGGCGGGGAGCTGGGCTCGGCCTGCACCTGCGACGCCTGGGCCGACCCGTGCCGGCACGCGCTCGCGGTGCTCTACCAGCTCGCCTGGCTGGTCGAGGTGGACCCGTTCGTGCTCCTCCACCTGCGCGGCCTCGCCCGCGAGGAGCTGCTCGCCCGCCTGCACGAGCGCGAGCAGGTGCCGCCCGAGCACGCCGACGGTGACCTGGAGTCGGCGCTCGACGCCGCGCTCCGCGCCGCCCGGCTCCTGGAGCTGCTCGACGACCCCGACAGCCGGGTCGACCACCTGCTCTAA
- a CDS encoding BTAD domain-containing putative transcriptional regulator has protein sequence MTPVSVRVLGEPELVLARGPTPFPAGRPGRLLAALVLARGRVLGAERLVDDVWGTDPPGDARAALHTTVARVRRALAERAALVERTGSGYRIDAAGLRLDSDDFLTQVAPVAGEGAAARVERYDAALARWRGPAWGALATDLAAGESLRLTEARLAALEERAAALLEADRADRALGELRLLVADEPLRERGVGLLMTALHHTGDVAGALAAFASHRRLLADELGLDPSPELVALQQELLQRRPAPARRLSVVRPRTTGTHTPPERPAGPRLHGRDAQIASLDRLLGLHRCVTVVGPGGVGKTTLAAHVVRERRHWWVDLATVTDPTDVLPAVAGALGVEAFPGATLAEAVRHRVASADRILVLDNCEHLLGVLTELAEDLLAAGPRVRVLATSRERLAATGEQVLPLPPLQLPVTGTGQAESPAVALFVERARAVAPDLVVDDTTLRTIADLVRHLDGLPLAIELAAGRVGAFTLDDLHARLIDRLDLLRSTGRRGPSRQHTLSATIAWSVDLLAAEERSAFLRLSVFVGRFDLDAAEAVLGPDADDLVGVLTERSLLVRPGPVGHGEYRMLETLRAYAHSRLDDAERATGRRAHAGWAADLVEEAAVGLLGPDEAACGARLDAAHADVAAAVRWAVAGGEAALAARLVGGLDRWAYYRLRPDALRWSLDVLALGGAAETAALHVCAASYHWMTGAHDDARAHGERAVALAEPGSVTAARALDALSDIALAVGDLDESMRCSQEGYDAANAAGAWSHAAAAAVGMVLAETYAGRDATHLLAVAHRAATRSGNPTWSAFVRYAEAEVLADSDPQRALAATAAAIRIATPVDNRLVLGIATTVDTAIRCRVGPLTTDTVDHTCRAVRHWIASGNAVLFLTCLRNVVPLLERLGAARELVELVAATSGTDAAYGAEAVRLDAGLRHARAALGEQSYAEAWAAGAGRTPAEAGRQLLDVLPALVKR, from the coding sequence ATGACCCCCGTGTCGGTGCGCGTGCTCGGCGAGCCCGAGCTCGTGCTGGCGCGCGGGCCGACGCCCTTCCCCGCGGGACGGCCGGGGCGGCTGCTCGCCGCGCTGGTGCTCGCCCGGGGCCGGGTGCTGGGCGCCGAGCGGCTGGTCGACGACGTCTGGGGCACCGACCCGCCGGGCGACGCCCGGGCGGCCCTGCACACGACGGTCGCGCGGGTACGCCGGGCGCTGGCCGAGCGGGCCGCCCTGGTGGAGCGGACCGGGTCGGGCTACCGGATCGACGCCGCCGGCCTGCGGCTGGACTCCGACGACTTCCTGACCCAGGTCGCCCCGGTCGCCGGGGAGGGCGCCGCCGCCCGCGTGGAGAGGTACGACGCCGCGCTGGCCCGGTGGCGGGGACCCGCGTGGGGCGCGCTGGCCACCGACCTGGCCGCCGGCGAGTCGCTGCGGCTGACCGAGGCGCGACTGGCGGCCCTGGAGGAGCGGGCCGCCGCGCTGCTGGAGGCGGACCGCGCCGACCGGGCCTTGGGCGAGCTGCGCCTGCTGGTCGCCGACGAGCCGCTCCGCGAGCGCGGCGTCGGCCTGCTGATGACCGCGCTGCACCACACCGGCGACGTGGCCGGTGCGCTCGCCGCGTTCGCCTCGCACCGCCGGCTGCTCGCCGACGAGCTCGGGCTGGACCCCTCCCCCGAGCTGGTCGCGCTGCAGCAGGAGCTGCTGCAGCGCCGGCCCGCGCCGGCGCGCCGGCTGAGCGTCGTACGCCCCCGGACGACGGGGACGCACACCCCGCCCGAGCGGCCGGCCGGGCCGCGACTGCACGGCCGCGACGCCCAGATCGCCTCCCTGGACCGGCTGCTCGGCCTGCACCGCTGCGTCACCGTGGTCGGTCCGGGCGGGGTCGGCAAGACGACGCTCGCCGCCCACGTCGTCCGCGAGCGTCGGCACTGGTGGGTCGACCTGGCGACCGTCACCGACCCGACGGACGTGCTGCCCGCGGTCGCCGGGGCCCTCGGCGTCGAGGCCTTCCCGGGCGCGACCCTGGCGGAGGCGGTCCGGCACCGGGTGGCGTCGGCCGACCGGATCCTGGTGCTCGACAACTGCGAGCACCTGCTGGGCGTGCTCACCGAGCTCGCCGAGGACCTGCTGGCCGCCGGCCCCCGCGTCCGCGTGCTCGCCACCTCCCGGGAGCGGCTGGCGGCCACCGGGGAGCAGGTCCTCCCGCTGCCCCCGCTGCAGCTGCCGGTCACCGGGACGGGTCAGGCCGAGTCGCCGGCGGTCGCGCTCTTCGTCGAGCGGGCTCGGGCGGTCGCACCCGACCTGGTCGTCGACGACACCACGCTGCGGACCATCGCGGACCTGGTCCGCCACCTCGACGGCCTCCCGCTCGCCATCGAGCTCGCCGCGGGCCGGGTCGGCGCGTTCACCCTCGACGACCTGCACGCCCGGCTGATCGACCGGCTCGACCTGCTCCGCTCCACCGGGCGGCGCGGGCCCAGTCGCCAGCACACCCTGAGCGCGACGATCGCCTGGTCGGTCGACCTGCTCGCCGCCGAGGAGCGCTCGGCCTTCCTGCGGCTCTCGGTCTTCGTCGGGCGCTTCGACCTCGACGCCGCCGAGGCGGTGCTCGGTCCGGACGCCGACGACCTCGTCGGCGTGCTCACCGAGCGGTCCCTGCTGGTCCGGCCCGGACCCGTGGGCCACGGCGAGTACCGCATGCTCGAGACGCTTCGGGCCTACGCCCACAGCCGGCTCGACGACGCCGAACGGGCGACCGGGCGCCGGGCGCACGCCGGCTGGGCCGCGGACCTGGTCGAGGAGGCCGCCGTCGGCCTGCTCGGCCCGGACGAGGCAGCGTGCGGGGCACGCCTGGACGCCGCCCACGCGGATGTCGCCGCGGCGGTCCGCTGGGCGGTCGCCGGCGGCGAGGCCGCGCTCGCCGCGCGGCTGGTCGGCGGCCTCGACCGCTGGGCGTACTACCGGCTGCGACCCGACGCGCTGCGCTGGTCGCTCGACGTGCTCGCGCTCGGCGGCGCCGCCGAGACGGCCGCGCTGCACGTCTGCGCGGCGTCGTACCACTGGATGACGGGCGCGCACGACGACGCCCGTGCCCACGGCGAGCGGGCCGTGGCGCTCGCGGAGCCCGGCTCGGTGACCGCGGCCCGGGCGCTCGACGCACTGTCCGACATCGCGCTCGCCGTGGGCGACCTCGACGAGTCGATGCGCTGCAGCCAGGAGGGGTACGACGCCGCCAACGCCGCCGGAGCCTGGTCGCACGCGGCCGCCGCCGCGGTCGGCATGGTGCTCGCCGAGACGTACGCCGGCCGGGACGCCACCCACCTGCTCGCCGTCGCGCACCGTGCCGCGACCCGGTCCGGCAACCCGACCTGGTCGGCGTTCGTGCGGTACGCCGAGGCCGAGGTGCTGGCCGACTCCGACCCGCAGCGCGCCCTCGCCGCCACGGCCGCCGCGATCCGGATCGCCACGCCGGTCGACAACCGGCTGGTGCTCGGCATCGCCACCACCGTCGACACCGCCATCCGCTGCCGGGTCGGGCCGCTGACGACCGACACCGTCGACCACACCTGCCGGGCGGTCCGGCACTGGATCGCGTCCGGCAACGCGGTGCTCTTCCTCACCTGCCTGCGCAACGTCGTACCCCTGCTGGAGCGGCTCGGGGCGGCCCGGGAGCTGGTGGAGCTGGTCGCCGCGACCTCCGGGACCGACGCGGCGTACGGCGCCGAGGCGGTGCGGCTCGACGCCGGTCTGCGGCACGCCCGGGCCGCGCTCGGCGAGCAGTCGTACGCCGAGGCCTGGGCGGCCGGTGCCGGCCGGACCCCCGCCGAGGCCGGACGGCAGCTGCTCGACGTGCTCCCCGCGCTCGTGAAGCGTTAG